From the Selenomonas sp. oral taxon 920 genome, the window ACTATCTGAAGAAACGGTTCGAGGAGATCGGCTGTACGGTGACGCAGGACGAGGCGCTGAACATCATCGCGGAACTCCCCGCGACGAAGGGCTGCGAGGCTGCACCGCGTACGATCCTGCAGGGACACATGGACATGGTCTGTGTTGCGAAGCCGGGCGTAATCTACGATCCAGTCAAAGATCCAATCAAAATGATTCGGACAGAGGAAGCACTGACCGCGAACGGCACGAGTCTCGGCGGTGACGACGGCATCGGTGTTGCGGAAATTTTGACCGCGATGCAGTATACGGAGGAACACGGATCGCTGCGCGCGATCATCACGGTCGACGAGGAGCAGGGGATGTCCGGCGCACGCCGTCTGGATGCCGCACATCTGGCGAACGCACGATTCCTCATCAACTGTGATTCCGAGGACTATCATATCATGACCGTCGGCAGTGCGGGCAGCGTCAATCTCAACTTCTCACGTTCACTGTCGCGCAGAGAGTCGGAGCTGCCCGCCTACCGCATCGCGGTCGAAGGTCTCCTTGGTGGGCACTCGGGTGAGCGCATTGGTGACGGGCGCGGCAACGCGATCCGTGCGCTTGCACTTGCACTGCAGGCGCTCGAAGAGCGCGGAAAAATCGAGATTGTCACGTTCATGGGCGGCACGGCACGCAACGCGATTCCGCCGACGGCGGAGGCGATCATTCGCTCCGGGCTCGGTGAGCGCGAAATTGTGGACGTACTCGTGGCGGAAGAAAAGCGTTTTCACGCGCTTTACGGAACGGCAGATCCTGCAATGAAGTTTGCGTTTGCAACCGTGGAGAATGCAGGGCGTGTGATCGACGAAGCGGAAAAACGTGACCTCATTGATCTTCTCACGCTTCTGCGTACGGGCGTGCATGATATGTCGCATCTCCATGCGGACAAGGTGGAGACTTCGGCGAACCTCGGCGTTCTCGGCATGGATGAACATGAGGTACACGTCCAGTATTTCCCGCGCTCCTCTGTGAATGAGCGTCTGGATGAAATCATCATGATGGTGCGGACGATGGCGGCGCGGACGAACTTCATCCTCAACGTGGGGGCACAATCGCCCGCATGGCGCGAGCGCGAAGAGAGCAGACTCGCGCAGATTATGGGTGAGGTCTATGCCGTGCAGAACGGCGGCGCACAGATGACGGTCGAGAGCATTCATGCGGGACTTGAGACAAGCTGGCACGCGTCGAAAAATCCGTCGCTCGACATGGTGTCGATCGGCGTGACGACAACGGGGATCCATACACCTGACGAGCGTGTCGATGTCACGACGATTGTTCCGGAGGCGAAGCTGATGATGGAGACGCTGCGCCGCATTGCACAGGAGAAAGCGTAATCTGCACGATTCCAACATGGATATTCTCAATTAGTTTTTCTTCTCTATAGAAAAAACTTGTCATGTGTGCTATACTATTCTCATTGATTGTGATTATATATTGGAGAGTTAGCATATAACTAACGCACATGGAGGGAAATAGTATGGCAGAGACCTATACGATGGAGGACCTGAAAAAACGCCTGCAGGCAACGCAGCGCAAGATGACGCCGCAGCGCCAGATCGTGCTGCAGGTGATCCTCGATCATCCGAGCGAGCATCTGAGTGCGGAGAAGATTTATGATATCCTGCGCGGCACGGAGTCGGAGATCGGGCTCGCAACGGTCTATCGCAGTCTCGAAATTCTCGTGTCGCTCGGCATCCTGCAGAAGATCGAATTCGGCAAGGAGTTCGATAAGCGCAACAAGGGATCGTATTCCTATGAGCTGAATCCGATTGACCCGAATCAGCACTTCCATCACCATCTCATTTGTACGGAGTGCAAGGAGATCTCGGAGTTTGAGGAGGATATGCTCGATCATTTGGAAGAGGATATCTTTAAGAAGACGGGCTTTAAGGTCGAGAATCATCAGGCGAAATTCTTCGGTATCTGCAATAAATGTCAGGAGAAGCAGAAAAAGGCGTGAAGATCCGGTCGCTTACCATCAACAGCAGAGCCGAGGTCATTGTCAAAATCGTCCGCGAGGTATTGATGCTCTTCAAGGTGGAGATCGTCGGGCGGACAGGGGAGGCGGATTACGCCCAGCTGTCGGTGGTGAACCGTCAGTCGGGCTGTGAGCCGCCTTCTGTCATGACCGAGGTCTTTCTCTTTGCCAATGACGGGGCGTGCGAGAAATACGCATTTTCTGCGGACGGCAAGGCGGACGAAGTTCCGCGTGCTGCCGTGCACCGTATCGTGAAGCGGAATGTCTACGAATTCTTTCGTACGCGATTTGTTCTGTCGCCTGCGCCGTGGGGCATTCTTCACGGAGTACGCCCGACGAAGATCGTGCATCGCTGGCTGCGCAGCGGCATGAGCCCCGGGGCAATCGTTCGACGTCTGCAGGAGGACTATGACTGCAGCGCGGGCAAGGCACGGCTTATCACGGATGTTGCCGTGCGTCAGCTGCCGTTTCTCGCGCAGGGAAATGCGCGGACCGTGAGTATCTACGTCGGCATTCCGTTCTGTCTCTCGCGCTGTCTCTACTGCTCCTTTCCGTCGAATTTGCTTCCCTCGGAGAAGAAGCTGCGCGCCTTTATGGATGTGCTCGCGCGTGACCTCGATGCGGCGGAAGAGGATGTGCGTGCTTTAGGGCTTACGGTGCAGAGCATTTACATCGGCGGAGGAACGCCGACCAGTTTGCCGAATGATTTTTTTGCCGAAATGCTCAAAATGGTATATAATGCCTTTTATGGGTCAAACATTGCCGAGTTCACAGTGGAAGCAGGACGTCCCGACAGCATGAGTGCGGAGAAGATTGCTGCGATGCGAGGGCATGCCGTGACGCGCGTCAGTGTCAATCCACAGTCAATGCAGGCGGCAACGCTGGAACGCATCGGCCGCCACCACAGCCCCGCGGACGTCGTGCGTATGGTGCATGAGCTTCGCGCGGCAATGAACGTGCACATCAATATGGATGTGATTCTCGGGCTGCCGGGAGAAACGGCAGCGGATGTGGAGCGGACGATGGCGGCGGTGACGGCACTTGCGCCCGACGATATCACGCTCCATGCACTTGCCTTGAAGCGCGGCTCGAATCTCCGGCTGAAAATGGAGACGGAGCATGTTGAACTCCCCTCCGATACGGAGACGCTGCGCATGAGTGAGGCCGCTGTGCATGCGGTGGAGGAGAGGGGCTACCGTCCGTACTATCTCTATCGGCAG encodes:
- a CDS encoding Fur family transcriptional regulator — its product is MAETYTMEDLKKRLQATQRKMTPQRQIVLQVILDHPSEHLSAEKIYDILRGTESEIGLATVYRSLEILVSLGILQKIEFGKEFDKRNKGSYSYELNPIDPNQHFHHHLICTECKEISEFEEDMLDHLEEDIFKKTGFKVENHQAKFFGICNKCQEKQKKA
- the pepD gene encoding beta-Ala-His dipeptidase encodes the protein MIDDAKLLETVISEFEALTHIPRPSGHEKAVSDYLKKRFEEIGCTVTQDEALNIIAELPATKGCEAAPRTILQGHMDMVCVAKPGVIYDPVKDPIKMIRTEEALTANGTSLGGDDGIGVAEILTAMQYTEEHGSLRAIITVDEEQGMSGARRLDAAHLANARFLINCDSEDYHIMTVGSAGSVNLNFSRSLSRRESELPAYRIAVEGLLGGHSGERIGDGRGNAIRALALALQALEERGKIEIVTFMGGTARNAIPPTAEAIIRSGLGEREIVDVLVAEEKRFHALYGTADPAMKFAFATVENAGRVIDEAEKRDLIDLLTLLRTGVHDMSHLHADKVETSANLGVLGMDEHEVHVQYFPRSSVNERLDEIIMMVRTMAARTNFILNVGAQSPAWREREESRLAQIMGEVYAVQNGGAQMTVESIHAGLETSWHASKNPSLDMVSIGVTTTGIHTPDERVDVTTIVPEAKLMMETLRRIAQEKA
- the hemZ gene encoding coproporphyrinogen dehydrogenase HemZ; protein product: MKIRSLTINSRAEVIVKIVREVLMLFKVEIVGRTGEADYAQLSVVNRQSGCEPPSVMTEVFLFANDGACEKYAFSADGKADEVPRAAVHRIVKRNVYEFFRTRFVLSPAPWGILHGVRPTKIVHRWLRSGMSPGAIVRRLQEDYDCSAGKARLITDVAVRQLPFLAQGNARTVSIYVGIPFCLSRCLYCSFPSNLLPSEKKLRAFMDVLARDLDAAEEDVRALGLTVQSIYIGGGTPTSLPNDFFAEMLKMVYNAFYGSNIAEFTVEAGRPDSMSAEKIAAMRGHAVTRVSVNPQSMQAATLERIGRHHSPADVVRMVHELRAAMNVHINMDVILGLPGETAADVERTMAAVTALAPDDITLHALALKRGSNLRLKMETEHVELPSDTETLRMSEAAVHAVEERGYRPYYLYRQGYMSGDLENVGYARAGAESIYNIQIMEERQTIIGIGGAATTKVLGIRSGRMRSVFNAKDLVTYLRDIDIYIEKRRALLRAEYEEETP